A single genomic interval of Caldalkalibacillus uzonensis harbors:
- a CDS encoding YheC/YheD family protein translates to MYPQPNNTPNEQDSVKEVNALIGNERFLVQQFIPLDLIDQKKYDIRIYVQKDHQGQWTVSGGFSRVVGSADSYITNQATEIKSIHDMLKENNMLSTNQLDKMEKISIQAAQAIEYKLGHLGEMAVDFGLDHQGNPWIIEVNGRTQKKFVKRVNDSELTRTIYLKPIEYARFLARSPRKK, encoded by the coding sequence TTGTACCCACAACCAAATAATACACCAAATGAACAAGATTCTGTTAAAGAGGTCAATGCATTAATCGGTAATGAGAGATTCTTAGTCCAACAGTTTATTCCTTTGGACCTTATCGATCAAAAAAAATATGATATCCGTATCTACGTGCAGAAAGATCATCAAGGCCAATGGACGGTTTCCGGAGGGTTTAGCCGAGTGGTGGGTAGTGCCGACTCTTATATTACGAATCAGGCTACTGAGATAAAAAGCATTCATGATATGCTCAAGGAAAATAACATGCTGTCGACAAACCAGCTGGACAAAATGGAAAAGATCAGTATACAGGCTGCCCAAGCTATAGAATATAAGCTTGGACATTTAGGAGAAATGGCCGTAGATTTTGGCCTGGATCATCAGGGTAATCCGTGGATCATTGAAGTAAATGGTAGAACTCAGAAAAAGTTCGTCAAGCGTGTAAATGATAGTGAACTGACTAGAACCATATATTTGAAGCCCATCGAATATGCCCGTTTTTTGGCTAGATCACCTCGTAAGAAATGA
- a CDS encoding YheC/YheD family protein, whose product MKAKTWIFFRMFQRIKESVKNLLFVVRLGHRAFDRSMTKPLIGIMVYKPRPLRDYEMAKLLNVDLLVFRPRGIKWSKNKIRGRIYKNGKWERKTCPFPAAVYNRLYSSNRTVVHKLERAIGKGKVFNCITRFDKWEIYNILRESAIHHYVLATYLYHPSNLIPLLKKYNKLILKPSKGQLGRRVYLIERTNNNEYRLYS is encoded by the coding sequence ATGAAAGCTAAAACCTGGATATTTTTTAGAATGTTCCAGCGAATAAAGGAAAGCGTTAAAAATCTTCTGTTTGTCGTACGCCTTGGCCATCGCGCTTTTGACCGGTCTATGACAAAACCGTTAATCGGTATAATGGTTTACAAACCAAGACCGTTAAGAGACTATGAAATGGCTAAACTTTTAAACGTGGACTTGTTAGTATTTAGACCCAGAGGAATCAAATGGTCGAAGAATAAAATTCGCGGGCGTATTTACAAAAATGGGAAATGGGAAAGAAAAACTTGCCCCTTCCCTGCAGCAGTCTATAACCGGCTTTATTCGTCTAACAGAACTGTAGTTCACAAACTAGAAAGGGCAATTGGGAAAGGAAAGGTATTTAATTGTATCACTAGATTTGACAAGTGGGAGATTTACAACATATTACGAGAAAGTGCCATTCATCATTATGTACTGGCTACTTATCTATATCACCCAAGCAATCTAATACCATTATTAAAAAAATATAACAAGCTTATCCTCAAGCCGAGTAAAGGTCAATTAGGGCGCCGGGTATACCTGATCGAACGGACAAACAATAACGAATACCGGTTATATTCCTAA